A region from the Acidiferrobacter sp. SPIII_3 genome encodes:
- the rfaD gene encoding ADP-glyceromanno-heptose 6-epimerase, with protein sequence MIIVTGGAGFIGANIVKGLNERGRDDILVVDNLEHGDKFLNLTDCEIADYRDKRDFLADIDRGAYAGRVEAIFHEGACSDTMNHDGLYMMRNNFEFSKTLLAFCEREGVQFLYASSASVYGGGQVFREERAMESPLNVYGYSKFLFDQYVRRHATGACQVAGFRYFNVYGPREQHKGRMASVAYHFFHQYRETGQVRLFGASGGYAAGEQRRDFVSVEDIVKINLHFFEHKELSGIYNVGTGRAQTFNDVASATVNAMRRHGGEGPLTTAELIKRDIITYIPFPEALVGKYQSYTQADVGALRQAGYTASTYDVEQGVGRYLEWLLTRPRAG encoded by the coding sequence ATGATCATTGTCACAGGCGGCGCGGGGTTCATAGGCGCCAATATCGTCAAGGGACTAAACGAGCGCGGTCGTGACGACATCCTCGTGGTCGACAACCTCGAGCACGGCGACAAGTTCCTGAATCTGACGGACTGCGAGATCGCCGATTATCGGGACAAGCGCGATTTCCTGGCGGATATCGACAGGGGCGCCTACGCCGGCCGCGTCGAGGCGATATTCCACGAAGGCGCGTGTTCCGACACCATGAACCACGACGGTCTGTACATGATGCGCAACAATTTCGAGTTCTCGAAGACCTTGCTTGCGTTTTGCGAGCGCGAGGGTGTGCAGTTCCTGTATGCATCCTCGGCCTCGGTCTATGGCGGCGGGCAGGTGTTTCGCGAAGAGCGTGCGATGGAGTCGCCGTTGAACGTCTACGGGTACTCGAAATTCCTCTTCGACCAGTATGTCCGGCGCCACGCCACCGGCGCCTGTCAGGTGGCTGGCTTTCGGTATTTCAATGTCTATGGGCCGCGCGAGCAGCACAAGGGACGCATGGCGTCTGTCGCCTATCACTTCTTCCATCAATATCGTGAGACCGGCCAGGTGCGGTTGTTTGGCGCAAGCGGTGGTTATGCCGCAGGCGAGCAGCGCCGCGATTTCGTGTCGGTCGAGGATATCGTCAAGATCAACCTGCATTTTTTCGAGCACAAGGAATTGAGCGGCATCTATAACGTGGGCACGGGGCGCGCGCAGACCTTCAACGATGTGGCCAGCGCCACGGTGAATGCCATGAGGCGCCATGGCGGCGAGGGACCCTTGACGACCGCCGAGCTCATAAAGCGCGATATCATCACCTATATTCCATTCCCCGAGGCCTTGGTCGGCAAATATCAGAGCTACACACAGGCCGACGTAGGGGCGCTGCGGCAGGCGGGTTACACCGCCTCCACTTACGATGTCGAACAGGGCGTGGGCCGGTATTTGGAGTGGCTGTTGACCCGTCCCCGGGCCGGTTGA
- the lapB gene encoding lipopolysaccharide assembly protein LapB — translation MFFEHASLLIWLLLPLAAGSGWAAARYDQKRHRARKDLPTAYFKGLNFLLNEQADKAIEIFIKVLEVNSETVETHLALGSLFRRRGEVERAIRVHQNIIARPALDRHQRARALLELGQDYLKAGLLDRAENLFLELAEIRLHNEEALRLLMHIYQQERDWEKAISVCRRLGRSGGPGLHDVIAQYYCELAEEAYKRNEHDVAREQARRALQNDRACVRASMVLGNIEADLGRHKEAIKAWRRVEIQNPLYLGEVAQSLAKSYQAVGDEEGLYRFFQEALTRHHDIALMLVLADVIERREGQRAAEAFIVSWLRRQPSVRGLNRLIGLHLAQASGESREDLAILKGIIERIVEGRRRYLCHQCGFSGQSLHWQCPGCHRWNTVTPSGEDDAV, via the coding sequence ATGTTCTTTGAACATGCCTCACTGCTTATCTGGCTGCTGCTCCCGCTCGCGGCCGGGTCCGGGTGGGCGGCCGCCCGCTATGACCAAAAGCGTCATCGCGCGCGCAAGGATCTGCCCACGGCCTATTTCAAGGGCCTGAACTTCCTTCTGAACGAGCAGGCCGACAAGGCCATCGAGATCTTCATCAAGGTGCTGGAGGTCAACTCCGAGACCGTCGAGACCCATCTCGCGCTCGGAAGCCTTTTCCGGCGGCGTGGAGAGGTCGAGCGCGCCATCCGCGTTCACCAGAACATCATCGCCCGTCCGGCCCTGGATCGCCACCAGCGGGCGCGGGCGTTGCTCGAGCTCGGACAGGATTACCTGAAGGCGGGGCTCCTCGACCGCGCCGAAAACCTGTTCCTGGAACTCGCCGAGATCCGCCTCCATAACGAGGAGGCCTTGCGGCTTTTGATGCACATCTATCAGCAGGAACGGGACTGGGAGAAGGCGATCAGCGTATGTCGCAGACTCGGCCGCTCCGGCGGCCCGGGTCTGCACGATGTCATCGCGCAGTACTATTGCGAGTTGGCCGAGGAGGCCTATAAACGCAACGAGCATGACGTGGCACGCGAGCAGGCCAGACGGGCGCTCCAGAACGACAGGGCGTGTGTGCGGGCGAGCATGGTTCTTGGTAATATCGAGGCCGACCTCGGCCGCCACAAGGAGGCCATAAAGGCGTGGCGGCGGGTCGAGATCCAAAACCCGCTGTATCTCGGCGAGGTGGCGCAGTCGCTCGCCAAGAGCTACCAGGCGGTGGGTGACGAGGAGGGCCTGTACCGGTTTTTCCAGGAGGCCCTGACGCGGCATCATGACATCGCGCTCATGCTGGTGTTGGCCGATGTGATCGAACGCCGTGAAGGGCAGCGGGCCGCCGAGGCGTTCATCGTGTCGTGGCTGCGCCGCCAACCCTCGGTGCGCGGTCTGAACCGCCTCATAGGGCTGCACTTGGCGCAGGCGTCGGGGGAGTCGCGCGAGGATCTGGCGATCCTGAAGGGGATCATCGAGAGGATCGTCGAGGGCCGCCGCCGCTATCTCTGCCACCAGTGCGGGTTTTCGGGACAGTCCTTGCATTGGCAGTGTCCCGGCTGCCATCGTTGGAACACCGTCACGCCGTCAGGAGAGGACGATGCCGTTTGA
- a CDS encoding NAD(P)-dependent oxidoreductase has protein sequence MRVLVTGARGFIGTALVPALEAAGHTVRGVGRGVHPVVKDWRRADLTAPESLAGVCDACEAVIHLAGVAHTRAGAHEHEAVTVAGTRALIAEARAARVAQFIFVSSIKVECARDAYAASRRMGEDMVRACGLPSVAIVRPALVYGPGMRGNLNRLLRMADLSWPLPIPPGGARRSLVHCDDLARVLVALLAQRARDALYTVTDGASYTMRDIYDLMRAAVGRPAARYALPEGVVPAVARFGDWMTRLTGRRWPWNSDGLAPLLASCTSDDRRVWEDLGMVPAYTLASGIAAMVAARGGRGERS, from the coding sequence ATGCGCGTGCTCGTGACCGGGGCTCGCGGCTTCATCGGCACGGCCCTGGTTCCGGCCCTGGAGGCTGCCGGTCATACGGTGCGCGGCGTGGGGCGGGGTGTGCACCCGGTGGTGAAGGACTGGCGACGGGCGGATCTCACCGCGCCGGAGTCGCTGGCGGGCGTGTGCGATGCCTGCGAGGCGGTCATCCATCTCGCGGGGGTCGCCCATACCCGCGCCGGTGCCCACGAGCACGAGGCGGTCACCGTCGCCGGTACCCGGGCGCTCATCGCCGAGGCCCGCGCGGCACGGGTCGCGCAATTCATATTCGTGAGCAGCATCAAGGTGGAATGCGCGCGCGACGCCTATGCCGCGAGCCGCCGCATGGGCGAGGACATGGTGCGCGCCTGCGGCCTGCCATCGGTTGCGATCGTGCGCCCGGCCCTCGTTTATGGTCCTGGCATGCGCGGCAACCTGAACCGGCTGTTGCGGATGGCGGATCTTTCCTGGCCCCTGCCGATCCCACCCGGGGGTGCGCGCCGCAGTCTCGTGCATTGCGACGACCTTGCGCGCGTGTTGGTCGCGTTGTTGGCGCAGCGCGCGCGCGATGCCCTATATACCGTGACCGACGGCGCCTCCTATACCATGCGTGATATCTATGATCTCATGAGGGCCGCCGTCGGCCGCCCCGCGGCGCGTTACGCCCTGCCCGAAGGCGTCGTGCCGGCCGTGGCGCGGTTCGGCGATTGGATGACGCGCTTGACTGGCCGCCGATGGCCGTGGAACAGTGACGGGCTTGCGCCGCTGCTCGCATCGTGCACGAGCGACGACCGGCGTGTGTGGGAAGACCTCGGCATGGTCCCGGCTTATACGCTGGCGTCGGGCATCGCGGCAATGGTGGCGGCGCGTGGCGGGCGCGGGGAGCGGTCGTGA
- a CDS encoding glycosyltransferase — MNQKAVSDAPRVVVSVVSHGQGALIAHLFSDIAAVCRTPVHVVLTVNRPEALPDLASPFPVTVVRNAVARGFGANHNAAATAVPSDIFCVVNPDVRLRRDPFPSLIARLEGLDVGVAVPLVVGSAGEVQDSLRSWPTPLGALRRFIAGGRPADRGDDWAAGMFMAFKTATFRAVGGFDPGYHLYYEDCDLCCRLRLAGLRVAMAPDVVVVHDGQRTSHHHPRYLLWHARSALRFFRSAAYRRLRARRARSP; from the coding sequence GTGAATCAGAAGGCGGTCAGCGACGCGCCGCGTGTCGTAGTGTCGGTGGTAAGCCACGGACAGGGCGCGCTCATCGCACACCTTTTCTCGGATATCGCGGCCGTGTGCCGCACGCCCGTGCACGTCGTGTTGACCGTCAACAGGCCCGAGGCCCTTCCGGATCTCGCGTCCCCGTTTCCCGTCACGGTGGTGCGCAACGCCGTCGCGCGCGGGTTTGGCGCCAACCACAACGCCGCCGCCACCGCCGTACCCTCGGATATCTTTTGTGTCGTGAATCCAGACGTGCGCCTGAGGCGTGATCCCTTTCCATCCCTGATCGCGCGGCTCGAGGGTCTCGACGTGGGGGTGGCGGTACCGCTCGTGGTCGGGAGCGCGGGCGAGGTGCAAGACAGTCTGCGATCCTGGCCGACGCCGCTTGGCGCGCTGCGCCGGTTCATCGCCGGGGGGCGGCCGGCGGATAGGGGTGACGACTGGGCGGCGGGGATGTTCATGGCGTTCAAGACCGCGACCTTCCGGGCGGTCGGCGGCTTCGATCCCGGCTACCACCTCTATTACGAGGATTGCGACCTGTGCTGCCGGCTGCGGCTCGCCGGCCTGCGCGTGGCCATGGCGCCGGATGTCGTGGTCGTTCATGACGGCCAGCGCACCTCCCACCACCACCCACGCTATCTCCTATGGCATGCGAGAAGCGCGCTGCGCTTCTTCCGATCAGCCGCCTATCGGCGGTTGCGCGCGCGCCGCGCGCGGTCCCCGTGA
- a CDS encoding integration host factor subunit beta: MTKSELIQSLVASQPQLDQRDVELAVKGLLERMSNALQAGERIEVRGFGSFCLHHRPARLGRNPKTGMSVQVPDRRVPHFKPGKELRERVDQ, encoded by the coding sequence ATGACGAAGTCGGAACTTATTCAGAGCCTCGTGGCGAGCCAGCCGCAATTGGACCAGCGGGATGTGGAGCTCGCGGTCAAGGGTCTGCTGGAACGTATGTCGAACGCCCTGCAGGCCGGCGAGCGGATCGAGGTGCGCGGGTTTGGCAGCTTCTGTCTGCACCATCGCCCGGCGCGGCTCGGACGCAACCCGAAGACGGGCATGAGCGTGCAGGTGCCGGATCGGCGGGTCCCGCATTTCAAGCCCGGGAAGGAATTGCGGGAGCGCGTCGACCAGTAA
- a CDS encoding glycosyltransferase family 4 protein — protein MSIGPWLMDAAGAWVAWLVCRLLVHPRNPWQVLDWPNERSLHDRPVPRTGGLAIACGALVAASGLPWEAARGGLVTVAAILAVALLSWYDDRKGLSPRLRLAVHVAAALTVAVAGIRPPVVWLPGIAVTLGDPFTVLVTTLFLVWWINLYNFMDGMDGFAGGMAVFGFGALAALGYRAHDPAFAGIALMVASAALGFTVANFPPARLFMGDMGATTLGFTAGIMILAGSARGDFPLWAGLTVFSPFLVDATVTLLKRVARGERLTAAHRGHYYQRLVRAGLSHRRTVLGEYGLMAVCALSAYAGTGASVPAQWAIIAALAILYGALAALVRWREGHGQICGKDAR, from the coding sequence GTGAGCATCGGGCCGTGGCTCATGGACGCCGCCGGGGCGTGGGTCGCGTGGCTTGTCTGCCGGCTGCTCGTTCATCCGCGCAACCCCTGGCAGGTCCTCGACTGGCCCAACGAGCGCTCGCTGCATGACCGGCCGGTCCCGCGCACCGGCGGGCTTGCGATCGCCTGCGGGGCTCTGGTGGCGGCCTCCGGGCTCCCGTGGGAGGCCGCGCGCGGCGGCCTCGTCACGGTCGCGGCGATCCTCGCGGTGGCGCTATTGTCGTGGTATGACGATCGCAAGGGCTTAAGCCCGCGCCTGCGCCTGGCCGTGCATGTCGCCGCCGCCCTGACGGTGGCGGTCGCCGGGATCCGACCGCCGGTCGTATGGCTGCCAGGGATTGCGGTCACTCTGGGCGATCCCTTTACGGTGCTCGTCACCACGCTCTTTCTCGTGTGGTGGATCAACCTCTACAACTTCATGGACGGCATGGACGGCTTTGCGGGCGGCATGGCGGTCTTTGGTTTTGGCGCCCTGGCCGCGCTCGGCTATCGCGCCCATGACCCGGCCTTTGCCGGGATCGCGCTTATGGTGGCGTCCGCAGCCCTCGGGTTTACGGTGGCCAACTTTCCGCCGGCACGGCTATTCATGGGGGACATGGGGGCCACCACGCTCGGGTTCACGGCCGGGATCATGATCCTCGCCGGCAGTGCGCGCGGCGACTTCCCGTTGTGGGCCGGGCTTACGGTGTTTTCGCCATTCCTGGTCGATGCCACCGTGACGCTCCTGAAAAGGGTGGCCCGCGGCGAGCGCCTCACGGCCGCTCACCGCGGGCATTATTACCAGCGCCTGGTGCGTGCCGGCCTATCCCATCGCCGCACCGTTCTCGGCGAATATGGTCTGATGGCGGTCTGCGCCCTGTCGGCCTACGCCGGGACCGGGGCGTCGGTACCGGCACAATGGGCTATAATCGCCGCTTTGGCGATTCTTTATGGCGCATTGGCCGCCCTGGTGCGGTGGCGGGAGGGACATGGGCAGATTTGCGGCAAGGACGCGCGTTAA
- the rfaE1 gene encoding D-glycero-beta-D-manno-heptose-7-phosphate kinase has protein sequence MVTDQFSRVLERMARARVTVVGDVMLDRYWYGGVERISPEAPVPVVAVGRVEERPGGAANVAQNIAGIGAQCVLIGLCGADAAADSLAALLAESGVGHRLIRDPLVNTTVKLRVVSRNQQLIRIDFETQATPDGCRDLVAACKDGLADAGAVIVSDYGKGGLNHVRDIVAFGRKAGLPVVVDPKGDDYRPYHGATLITPNRKEFEQVAGRFHDEHELERKARDLIAELSLDALLVTRSEEGMTLFEKDGRRTHVPARAHEVYDVTGAGDTVIAMIGAALAVKASLLEAIHIANAAAGIVVGHQGAVAVPRDELAKALATEDQS, from the coding sequence GTGGTGACAGATCAGTTTTCCAGGGTATTGGAGCGCATGGCCCGGGCACGGGTCACGGTGGTCGGGGATGTGATGCTCGATCGTTACTGGTACGGAGGGGTGGAGCGGATCTCGCCGGAGGCGCCGGTGCCGGTGGTGGCGGTAGGGCGCGTCGAGGAGCGCCCCGGGGGCGCGGCCAATGTCGCCCAGAATATCGCCGGTATCGGCGCGCAGTGCGTATTGATCGGATTGTGCGGGGCCGATGCCGCCGCCGATTCGCTGGCGGCGCTGCTCGCCGAGTCGGGCGTCGGCCACCGGCTGATCCGCGACCCGCTCGTCAATACCACTGTGAAGCTGCGGGTCGTGTCGCGCAACCAGCAGCTCATCCGCATCGATTTCGAGACCCAGGCGACCCCTGACGGCTGCCGGGATCTGGTGGCGGCCTGCAAGGACGGCCTAGCGGACGCGGGCGCGGTGATCGTCTCGGACTACGGCAAGGGGGGCTTGAATCATGTGCGCGATATCGTCGCCTTCGGGCGCAAGGCCGGGCTGCCGGTGGTGGTCGATCCCAAGGGCGATGATTACCGGCCGTATCACGGGGCCACACTCATCACCCCGAACCGCAAGGAGTTCGAGCAGGTCGCGGGGCGTTTTCATGACGAACACGAACTCGAGCGCAAGGCGCGCGACCTCATCGCGGAACTCTCGCTCGATGCGCTGCTCGTCACGCGCAGCGAGGAGGGCATGACCTTGTTCGAGAAAGACGGCCGGCGCACGCATGTACCGGCCCGTGCCCACGAGGTTTATGACGTGACCGGCGCCGGTGATACCGTGATCGCGATGATAGGCGCCGCGCTCGCGGTCAAGGCGAGTCTCCTCGAGGCCATACACATCGCCAACGCCGCCGCCGGCATCGTGGTCGGACACCAGGGGGCGGTGGCGGTGCCGCGCGATGAGCTAGCGAAGGCCTTGGCCACGGAGGACCAGTCATGA
- a CDS encoding ABC transporter ATP-binding protein, protein MVITSGFEMLGVGVVLPVAMFLVDPRHIMAMPAVRTIERFLGISSGRDFAVALALMLLAVIGAKAVVVSRGYRRQFGFLYRLQKDLADRLLAGYMAAPYAFHLTRNSTDLLKNVRGEIPILTDGVLLPGLQLISELVVSLAVFGLLMAVSPGLTLGIGMVLGAAFAVVFRATRARSERLGRARQDALASMFRHAATGLSAIKDLTVLDRQDRLLSQHEQATRRYSEASAAQMVTAHMPRLAIEGLAFAGLIGILLYAEWILRRPQAAIPLMAMYAMAVFRLMPSLSKMLNAAMSIRFNRATIAIVAQALTEVAPTADDEAATAALPFSREITLCHFSYSYPGTARQALDGVDLTITKGSSVAFVGPSGAGKSTLADVLLGLLQGNGDVLVDGEPLCPGAMKAWRRQIGYVPQQVYLADDTVAANVAFGVAEDEIDRKAVVRALKTAQLMHFVAELPAGIDTEVGDRGARLSGGQRQRLGIARALYHDPAILVLDEATSALDGPTEADLTAAITALAGHKTLIVIAHRLSTVACCDQVVLLEGGRVMARGAFAELARQHAFFQGGGPLAATPAA, encoded by the coding sequence ATGGTGATCACGTCGGGTTTTGAGATGCTGGGTGTGGGTGTGGTCCTGCCGGTGGCGATGTTCCTCGTCGATCCGCGCCATATCATGGCCATGCCCGCCGTGCGTACGATCGAGCGGTTTCTCGGGATCTCGTCGGGACGGGATTTCGCGGTAGCGCTCGCACTCATGCTGCTTGCGGTCATAGGTGCCAAGGCGGTGGTGGTGTCGCGTGGCTACCGCCGCCAGTTTGGCTTCCTTTACCGTCTGCAAAAGGACCTTGCCGACCGCCTGCTCGCGGGCTACATGGCCGCGCCCTACGCCTTTCATTTGACGCGTAACAGCACCGATCTTTTGAAGAATGTGCGGGGCGAGATCCCGATCCTGACCGACGGTGTCTTGTTGCCGGGCCTGCAGCTCATAAGCGAGCTTGTGGTGTCGCTGGCCGTGTTCGGGCTTTTGATGGCGGTGAGTCCGGGCCTTACGCTTGGTATCGGCATGGTCCTGGGTGCGGCGTTCGCGGTCGTGTTCCGTGCCACCCGCGCGCGCAGCGAGCGCCTCGGGCGTGCCCGCCAGGACGCGCTCGCATCGATGTTCCGGCACGCGGCGACCGGCCTTTCGGCGATCAAGGATCTCACGGTCCTTGATCGCCAGGACCGGCTCTTGTCGCAGCACGAGCAGGCCACGCGCCGTTACAGCGAGGCAAGTGCCGCACAGATGGTTACCGCGCACATGCCGCGGCTTGCCATCGAGGGGCTGGCGTTTGCCGGCCTGATCGGCATCCTCTTGTACGCGGAGTGGATCCTGCGCCGGCCACAGGCGGCCATTCCGCTCATGGCCATGTACGCCATGGCGGTGTTTAGGCTCATGCCATCCCTTAGCAAGATGTTGAACGCGGCGATGTCGATACGCTTCAACCGTGCAACCATCGCCATCGTCGCGCAAGCGCTCACCGAGGTCGCGCCGACTGCCGACGATGAGGCCGCTACCGCCGCCTTGCCCTTCAGCCGCGAGATTACCCTGTGCCACTTTAGTTATTCCTACCCGGGCACTGCCCGTCAGGCGCTCGATGGCGTTGATCTTACCATCACCAAGGGTTCGTCGGTGGCGTTCGTGGGGCCGTCGGGGGCCGGCAAGAGCACGCTTGCCGACGTCCTTCTGGGACTGTTGCAGGGTAACGGTGATGTGCTCGTGGACGGCGAGCCGCTCTGTCCGGGGGCCATGAAGGCGTGGCGGCGGCAGATCGGTTATGTGCCGCAGCAGGTCTATCTTGCCGACGATACGGTCGCCGCCAATGTCGCGTTCGGTGTCGCCGAAGACGAGATCGATCGCAAGGCGGTGGTGCGCGCGCTGAAGACCGCGCAACTCATGCATTTCGTGGCCGAACTCCCCGCCGGCATCGATACCGAAGTCGGTGATCGTGGCGCGCGCTTGTCAGGCGGCCAGCGCCAGCGGCTTGGCATCGCCCGGGCCCTGTACCACGATCCGGCGATCCTCGTCCTGGACGAGGCGACCTCGGCCCTCGATGGACCCACCGAGGCCGATCTCACCGCGGCGATCACGGCGCTTGCCGGACACAAGACCCTGATCGTGATTGCGCACCGTCTGAGCACGGTGGCCTGTTGCGATCAGGTCGTACTGCTCGAGGGCGGGCGGGTCATGGCGCGTGGGGCATTCGCGGAACTTGCGCGCCAGCATGCGTTTTTTCAGGGGGGCGGACCGCTGGCCGCGACCCCGGCGGCATGA
- a CDS encoding lipopolysaccharide assembly LapA domain-containing protein: protein MKRVLYGSIAVLVVLIGLGFAYKNAADVTVRYYGGLAWRAPLALVLVAVLVMGIILGFLAGVNRLVRVRRQLAVARKQVRQMEQEVANLRALPIKDVL from the coding sequence ATGAAACGGGTCCTCTACGGATCGATCGCGGTTCTCGTCGTCCTCATAGGCCTTGGCTTCGCCTATAAGAATGCCGCCGATGTCACCGTACGCTACTACGGGGGGCTCGCGTGGCGGGCACCGCTTGCGCTCGTGCTGGTGGCGGTGCTGGTAATGGGGATCATCCTGGGGTTTCTGGCCGGCGTGAATCGGCTGGTGCGCGTGCGGCGCCAGCTGGCGGTCGCGCGCAAACAGGTGCGCCAGATGGAGCAGGAGGTCGCGAACCTGCGGGCCTTGCCCATAAAAGATGTTCTTTGA
- the pyrF gene encoding orotidine-5'-phosphate decarboxylase, which produces MPFEDPTIIVALDFPEAGPALALARRLDPAQCRVKVGLELFSAEGPAIVRTLHGLGLAVFLDLKFHDIPNTVASACARAADLGVWMVNVHALGGPRMLAAARQAIPVGGPRLIGVTILTSHGLEDLAALGLGDSGERVRGLSVLCREAGLDGVVCSPREAPGLQDLRAGGFVLVTPGIRPEGAAPDDQRRTRTIREALAAGADYLVVGRPVTRAPDPAAALAACLAEARGAPRPVLFDT; this is translated from the coding sequence ATGCCGTTTGAGGACCCGACTATCATCGTGGCCCTGGATTTTCCGGAGGCGGGGCCCGCGCTCGCGCTCGCGCGAAGGCTCGATCCGGCGCAGTGCCGGGTCAAGGTCGGTCTCGAACTCTTTAGCGCCGAGGGCCCGGCGATCGTCCGGACCCTGCACGGCCTCGGTCTGGCGGTATTCCTGGACCTCAAATTTCACGACATACCGAACACGGTGGCGAGCGCCTGCGCGCGCGCCGCGGACCTCGGGGTGTGGATGGTCAATGTCCACGCCCTGGGCGGCCCGCGCATGCTGGCCGCGGCGCGCCAGGCGATCCCCGTAGGCGGCCCGCGTCTCATCGGCGTCACGATCCTGACGAGCCATGGCCTCGAGGACCTGGCGGCGCTGGGTCTTGGCGATAGCGGTGAGCGCGTGCGCGGGCTGTCGGTATTGTGTCGCGAGGCGGGCCTGGATGGCGTGGTATGCTCGCCGCGCGAGGCCCCCGGGCTTCAAGACCTGCGCGCCGGCGGTTTCGTGCTGGTCACGCCCGGCATCCGCCCCGAAGGCGCGGCGCCCGACGATCAGCGGCGCACGCGGACGATCCGCGAAGCCCTGGCCGCGGGCGCCGATTATCTGGTCGTGGGTCGGCCGGTGACACGTGCGCCGGACCCGGCGGCGGCGCTTGCGGCGTGCCTCGCCGAGGCCCGCGGGGCGCCCCGGCCCGTGCTTTTCGACACGTAG
- a CDS encoding mannose-1-phosphate guanylyltransferase/mannose-6-phosphate isomerase, producing MKLHPIVLCGGSGSRLWPLSRDEHPKQLLPLLGGRSLLQETVLRLEGLADVAAPVVVSNAQYRFLIAEQMREIGKMPCPLLLEPAGRNTAPALTLAALRVLAADPEALLLAMPADHAMTDAAGFRAAVGAALELAAAGRLVTFGVVPDAPETGYGYIRRQAGGEVAEFVEKPDLTRAEAFLASGDYLWNSGLFLMRATRWIEELRRYRPDILQACEAAITSGRQDHDFFHVGACFQDCPGESIDYAVMEHTGEASVVPLAAGWSDVGAWDALWDIGAKDEYGNVVRGDVLTQDSRDNLIVADNRLVAALGVHDLVVVETKDAVLVAHRARAQEVKELVVRLKAMARSECTTPSRVWRPWGFYESLDNGARFQVKRIMVRPGAALSLQMHHHRAEHWVVVKGTARVVRDHEQFLITENQSTYIPVGVRHRLENPGLIPLEMIEVQSGSYLGEDDITRFEDIYRRMEPSVGG from the coding sequence GTGAAACTTCATCCCATTGTGCTGTGCGGCGGCAGCGGCAGCCGGTTGTGGCCGCTGTCGCGCGATGAGCACCCAAAGCAGCTGCTCCCGCTTCTAGGGGGACGCAGCCTCTTGCAGGAGACCGTGTTGCGTCTGGAGGGGCTTGCCGATGTCGCCGCACCGGTGGTGGTCAGCAATGCCCAGTACCGTTTCCTGATCGCCGAACAGATGCGCGAGATCGGCAAGATGCCGTGCCCCTTGTTGCTTGAGCCCGCGGGCCGCAATACCGCCCCGGCGCTCACCCTTGCGGCCTTGCGGGTGCTGGCCGCCGACCCCGAGGCCTTGCTCTTGGCGATGCCGGCCGACCATGCCATGACCGATGCCGCGGGATTTCGCGCGGCGGTCGGCGCGGCACTTGAACTCGCGGCCGCCGGGCGCCTCGTGACCTTCGGGGTGGTGCCCGATGCCCCCGAGACCGGTTATGGGTACATCCGCCGGCAGGCGGGCGGAGAGGTCGCGGAATTCGTGGAAAAGCCCGATCTTACGCGCGCCGAGGCGTTCCTGGCCTCCGGCGATTATCTCTGGAACAGCGGGCTTTTTCTGATGCGCGCGACGCGCTGGATCGAGGAGCTGCGACGCTACCGTCCGGACATCCTGCAGGCCTGCGAGGCGGCGATCACAAGCGGCCGGCAGGATCATGATTTCTTTCATGTCGGGGCCTGTTTCCAGGACTGCCCGGGGGAATCGATCGATTACGCGGTCATGGAGCATACCGGCGAGGCCTCGGTCGTGCCGCTCGCCGCCGGCTGGTCGGATGTCGGCGCCTGGGACGCGCTCTGGGATATCGGCGCCAAGGACGAATATGGCAATGTGGTGCGCGGCGATGTGCTGACGCAGGACTCGCGGGATAATCTCATCGTTGCCGACAACCGGCTGGTGGCGGCGCTTGGCGTGCACGACCTGGTCGTGGTCGAGACCAAGGACGCGGTGCTGGTGGCCCACCGCGCCCGTGCCCAGGAGGTGAAGGAGCTGGTGGTGCGGCTGAAGGCGATGGCGCGCAGCGAATGCACGACGCCAAGCCGCGTGTGGCGGCCCTGGGGGTTCTACGAGTCCCTGGACAACGGCGCCCGCTTTCAGGTCAAGCGCATCATGGTGCGGCCGGGGGCGGCGCTGTCATTGCAGATGCATCACCATCGCGCCGAGCATTGGGTGGTGGTCAAGGGGACCGCGCGCGTCGTGCGCGATCATGAGCAATTCCTGATCACCGAGAACCAGTCCACCTATATTCCGGTGGGCGTGCGCCATCGACTGGAGAACCCAGGCCTGATCCCGCTCGAGATGATCGAGGTGCAATCGGGGAGCTATCTCGGGGAGGACGACATTACGCGTTTCGAGGATATTTACCGACGCATGGAGCCGTCGGTCGGCGGATAG